CTTGCCTCCCTGCATGTAGCCTAACACCAAAAGCATCATACATCACCTGCAAATTTGCATTGCCAGAAAGATGGCTTTAGCGAAGATGATGAAAAAAAAAGTAGCGCATATGTAATACAGAGTGCTGCATTTTCTGAAGATGGCATGGAATCATAAGCAACATGACAAGCTCGTCGGGATACCACTATGCAAGACGTAGGggagttaaaaaaaataaaaatacagcCGTGAGATTAGGCGGAGAGACTATCTGTTTGTATGGCTGTACCTTGTGATGAACTCCTCCACACGATTGATTTTCAGTACTACTTATACACAAGTAGGGGTGATTTTCTCATGCTTGCTACTGTCCtactttctactccctccattcctaaatataagtctttttagacatttcaaatggactacaacatacgaatgtatgtagacatattttagagtgtagattcactcattttgctccgtatgtagtcacttgttgaaatctctaaaaagacttatatttaggaacggagggagtacttgtttgcTCAAGTTCGCAAACAAAGTAAGACAATATCATCACCATGGCCACACCATGCCCCCAACCGCATATATTATCCTCTATGTAATCAGAGATTTCAGGTGTTTAAGGCGCTTGCATTTTCTTCTCATGTGTACTGTACTTTCTATTATAGTAATGACTGAACCAAGATATGCCGTCTTTAGGTTTTCTACTAAAACTTCAGTCTTGACTAAAATTTAGCTACTGAAGTGATCCAAGAAATGAACGAAATGATGTGTAGGTTTACCAAATTATTTACCAGAAAAGGATACTACTCGTCAGATCGAGGACCCATCATCGAAAGATCCAACATTTCTAACAGCTAGAACAATCAAGACTCAAGAGAGAAACAGCGCTAACCACAGAGGCGAAGATGGCAGCGGTGGCGAAGAGCGAGCTGCTGAACCCTTCCTGTAGGCCGACGGCGACTGCGAGCGCGGTGACGGTGGCCGAGTGCGAAGACGGCATCCCCCCGGACCCCACAAGCTGCTTCGCGTCCCACCGGTTCTCCTTGTACCTACACACGCGCTCACGGATCCCGTGACGGAGAGCTCAGATCCAGCCGGCGCCGGATGGCAGGGTAGGGCGGGTGAAGCGTGCGAGAGAGAGGCGTACCATGTGGTGAAGACCTTGATGGACTGGGCGATGGCGAAGGCCAGCACGGCGGCGATGAGCGGGCAGTTGCCGAACACGGCCAGGTAGGAGAAGGCGGGCGACGCCGCGGGCGGAGGctgcgcggcggaggcggcgtctCCCATCGCGGCCGGCTGGTTCTAGAAGCTTCCACCCTCCGCCTCTTCCTCCTTGCGAGAAGAGAAGATCCGGGTCGGCTCCGACACGCTCACCCGCCGCGGTGCAGTCGACCCAGTCAGTCCTAGGCGAGGTGCCGGCGATTGGAGATTTTGGAAGCGTCCGAGCTGGCAAAATGGGCCCGGGCAGCTGTTAGGGTTGATGGACAAGTCACCATATCATGTGACCGCATCTCAAAATTCAAATTTGCAAAGTCCAATGGTGCTGGGAACCAGGGAAAAAGACAATTTAGTGGTGATGGGAATCAAGGGAAGGGTTCGCGAGGGCAGAAGAAAGCACCTCAAGTTGAGGAGGAGAGAAGGGGCTAGAAATTGCAAAATCGTTTTATGAAATGCTCGCACATTTCGAGAGCTtacacatatactccctccgttccaaattactcatgacgagtaatttggaacagagaGAGTACTACAAGAAAAATGATGGGCCATGTGTTGGAGCAATGCAACGCAGTCAGCGCAGGTAGTAAGTTGTCAGTATTTTTAGCTATATATGGTCAGCTTTTTTGAGGTGAAGACATCTCAGTGGATGACTAACAAATCATTGGATGCGATGATGACTGTTTTTCGCGATTGTTACTTGGTTGTGTCTGAGATGTCACACATCTATAGTAAAGTAAAGAATTTTCTTTGTGCGGTTGGAATTAAATATGATGTGATCCATGTTtgcaagaataattgtgttctatgctgaaaggattatgccaacttaagtgaatgcccaaaatgtaaatcatcaagatggaaagatggcgatgcagtGAAAGGGATTCCTCATAAGgttttgagacattttccaattatatcaagatgcagaggttgtttcataatgctcaaacaaaagagaatgtactgtggcattctaggaattaGGAGTATAAAGATCTGAATGTAATgagtcatccatctcatggtagtgactggACAAGTTTCAATAAGAAACACAAAGATTTTGCTGTTGAGCTGAGAAACATTAGTCTTGGCTTAGATACATATGGATTCAACCCAGTTGGCCACCAGAGCGGCACATATAGCATGtgcccagtgcttgttatcccttgcgACATGCCGCCAAATGTCTCGATCAAATAATCAAACTACATCATggtcttgctcatcccaggtccaaaaggtCTTAGAAAGAATTTTGATGTATTCATGGAGCctgttgtggaggaacttcaaaagctatggaggggtgttctcacttgagacctatatagcagGCCACCAACTGATTTCATTCTACATGATGTTATAATTTGGTGcgcccatgattatccggctttgcacactatgttagggcgaacgacacatggttataaTGCATGTGTTCACCGTGACCAGAATCCGCTGTCATTCGTAATACTTAGCAAGGTCTGTTACATTGGATACCGCCATTTCCTTGACAAGGACGAGCCGCGTCTTCAAAAATATCGAAAAGTTGTGTTCAGAGCCGATCATGAAAATCGTAATGCGCCAATGAGGCTCACCGGCGAGGAGTTGCAGGAGGAATTAAAGAAGGTCGGGCATATTACACTAGAAAACCATCCCGATAATGGTAGCGGGGAAAGGAAGCATGAGACGCAGAAGATAGATTAATGTTTACCTGGACgggcactttgtgggacttggagtattggacagatttggatctgcggcataatcttgatgcgaTGCATATCgagaaaatatatgtgacagcactatcggcacacttcttaatagggATAAATgttgaaggcaagacaaaagataccttaaaatctagggttGATTTGACACACATGTGTATCAGATCTGATTTGTATGTGAAAGATGATGGTGCATCACGTCTTGGACAAGAAAaaaagaattctgcaaggtcctatcacgtgtgagattcccatatgcatttgcttccaaccccgAAAAGAGAATCAGTGGAGATGGAACCAAGGtagaagggttgaaaactcatgactgtcacgtcctacttcaaagggtttttccTATTCTCCTTAGAGGATTGctacgccctgacttatacagagcagttgcagcatTGGAAAAATTCTtccgggaactctgcagtagaaatatcatgaTATATAGATGTTGTGGAGCATCTTAAAAACCAGGTACCAAGTATctatgtgaccttgagaagatatatcctccagccttctttgatgtgatggtgcatttggttgttcgtctacctgatgaggcactacttagaggtccagtacagtatggataGATGTACCATATTGAAAAGCggttaggcactttcaagggctatgataggaacagagctagacccgagggtttcattagagaggcctacattgctacagaagcattgacactcTTCTCAAGATAAATTGAAACAACTAATCAGCCTAGCAAAAAGGTGGGCGAAAAAAATCCAGAGCTCAATATTTTCGATCCTGCTGTTTGAgtaacagggaagagtcgacaagatgacaaacctaaagatttggacaatatggtttggtatgtgttgaataactgtcctgagattctGCCGTATATCGAGTAAGTGCTACTACAACTTATAcattgtaatctactaaacttgcatcacatcttatatatttagatatttgacgtgatcactatgttctGCATCATGTACGAAGAGGAGTTACtggcgcaaaatccaagaaacgggttagggaaggatttgcgaaatggttgaaGAGCTGTGTAAGCTGAAGTgtcgtttttttaatatattgagtacataagatgatcaacttgtctaatttctaaccataggttaagaagatgcggaagGAGGGACAGGTAGTTAGTGATACCCTTTACGCACTAGCAACGGGTCCTGATACTTGGGTAAGATATTATGCATctcgcgttgttggagatgtgcgctataaCACTCTTGCACATGAAGAaggtaggaagacacaaaacagtgccaccaTGAGCACGGATACGCACCAGAAAGtggcaactgaaatgtatgctaacataacagacattgttcagttgcagtatatctcaagTTTCGAGGTTCATCAGTGTGTGGTTCTGTTTTGCTATTGTTGGTATAACCAGTTTGCCAACATCTCAAAACCCAAAGTGGATGCTTATTTCAAAGCCATGGATGTCAAGGCGCCGCACCACACCGACGAGCCTTATATTTTGGAAAATCAAGCAAAACATatattttcttggaagacacagttTCAGGTAACCAAGGTTGGAGAGTATTGCAaaagtttgagcagaggaatttgtttCATGAATTTTTACAACAAGATGGTGCTTACACTACTACTTAAGCGCTGAGGAACTCGTTTCATGTGCCACCATGGATGTTTATGATACGTTTGAGGACCAACACATCAATAAGCTTGGAGAAAAGATTGGCTGTCAGGGTGTGGAAGTAGATGAGTTGATCAATAAGCAACCAACGTTCAAGGACATTGATGGTGAGAAGAAGATGACACATGGTGAAGATGTCGACACTGTTgatgcggatgatgattagattgttttttttgtattttcatgtgAGAAGATGACTTATTATCTATGTGAATTTGTGTTTGCTGATTGCATGATGATTGAAACCTGATGACGTTATTGTTTAGTATTTTGCAgtgagaacatcacttattatgtatgttgatttgtgtttggtgattgtatgatgacTGAAACATGATTATATTGTTTTTTTAGTAGTATTCGTATTTTGTTGTGAAACTTGTATTTGATGAGtgcatgtgacgccctcgattcaatcgtacactaatcatacacgcaaatgtgtacgatcaagatcaaggactcatggggagatatcacgacacaactctagacacaaattaaaataatacaagctttatattacaagccaggggcctcgagggcttgaatacataagattgaatacacaagagtcagcggaagcaacaatatctgagtacagacataggttagacaagttttccttaagaaggctagcacaaaagcaacaacgatcgaaaaaggcaacgcctcctgcctgggagcctcctaactactcctggtcgtcggcggccttcacgtagtagtaggcaccctcggggttgtagtgaaggaaatatgccctagaggcaataataaagttattatttttttccttatatcatgataaatgtttattattcatgctagaattgtattaaccggaaacataatacatgtgtgaatacatagacaaacagagtgtcactagtatgcctctacttgactagctcgttaatcaaagatggttatgtttcctgaccatgaacaatgagttgttatttgattaacgaggtcacatcattagttgaatgatctgattgacatgacccattccattagcttagcacccgatcgtttagtatgttgctattgctttcttcatgacttatacatgttcctatgactatgagattatgcaactcccgtttaccggaggaacactttgggtactaccaaacgtcacaacgtaactgggtgattataaaggagtactacaggtgtctccaatggtcgatgttgggttggcgtatttcgagattaggatttgtcactccgattgtcggagaggtatctctgggccctctcggtaatacacaccacataagccttgcaagcattacaactaatatgttagttgtgagatgatgtattacggaacgagtaaagagacttgccggtaacgagattgaactaggtattggataccgacgatcgaatctcgggcaagtaacataccgatgacaaagggaacaacgtatgttgttatgcgctctgaccgataaagatcttcgtagaatatgtaggagccaatatgggcatccaggtcccgctattggttattgaccagagacgtgtctcggtcatgtctacattgttctcgaacccgtagggtccgcacgcttaaggttacgatgacagttatattatgagtttatgcattttgatgtaccgaaggttgttcggagtcccggatgtgatcacggacatgacgaggagtctcgaaatggtcgagacgtaaagattgatatattggaagcctatatttggatatcggaagtgttccgggtgaaatcgggattttaccggaataccgggagggttaccggaaccccccgggagctatttgggccatagtgggccttagtggaaaagagaaggggctgccctagatgggctgcgcgcccccccttcccctagtcctattaggactaggagaggtggccggtgaaggaaatatgccctagagacaataataaagttattatttatttccttatttcatgataaatgtttattattcatgctagaattgtattaaccggaaacataatacatgtgtgaatacatagacaaacaaagtgtcactagtatgcctctacttgactagctcgttaatcaaagatggttatgtttcctaaccatgaacaatgagttgttatttgattaacgaggtcacatcattagtagaatgatctgattgacatgacccattccattagcttagcacccgatcgtttagtatgttgctattgctttcttcatgacttatacatgttcctatgactatgagattatgcaactcccgtttaccggaggaacactttggttactaccaaacgtcacaacgtaactgggtgattataaaggagtactacaggtgtctccaatggtcgatgttgggttggcgtatttcgagattaggatttgtcactccgattgtcggagaggtatctctgggccctctcggtaatacacatcacataagccttgcaagcattacaactaatatgttagttgtgagatgatgtattacggaacgagtaaagagactttccagtaacgagattgaactaggtattggataccgacgatcgaatctcgggcaagtaacataccgatgacaaagggaacaacgtatgttgttatgcggtctgaccgataaagatcttcgtagaatatgtaggagccaatatgggcatccaggtcccgctattggttattgaccggagacgtgtctcggtcatgtctacattgttctcgaacccgtagggtccgcacgcttaaggttacgatgacagttatattatgagtttatgcattttgatgtaccgaaggttgttcggagtcccggatgtgatcacggacatgacgaggagtctcgaaatggtcgagacgtaaagattgatatattggaagcctatatttggatatcggaagtgttccgggtgaaatcgggattttaccggaataccgggagggttaccggaaccccccgggagctatttgggccatagtgggccttagtggaaaagagaaggggctgccctagttgggctgcgcgcccccccttcccctagtcctattaggactaggagaggtggccggccccctcctcctctttccccctccggggaatcctagttggactaggattggagggggaatcctactcccagagggagtaggactctcctgcgcctcccccctttggccggccagcctcccctcctctcctcctttatatacgaaggcaggggcacctttaaacacacaagttgacacaagttgatccacgtgatcgattccttagccgtgtgcggtgccccctgccaccatattcctcgataatactgtagcggagtttaggcgaagccctgctgctgtagttcatcaagatcgtcaccacgccgtcgtgctgacgaaactcttccccgacactttgctggatcggagtccggggatcgtcatcgagctgaacgtgtgctcgaactcggaggtgccgtagattcggtgcttgatcggttggatcgtgaagacgtacgactacttcctctacgtcgtgtcatcgcttccgcagtcggtctgcgttgggtacgtagacaatactctccactcgttgctatgcatcacatgatcttgcgtgtgcgtaggaaattttttgaaattactacgaaacccaacagtggcatccgagcctaggttattgatgttgatgttatatgcacgagtagaacacaagtgagttgtggacgatacaagtcacactgcctaccagcatgtcatattttggttcggcggtattgttggacgacacgacccagaccaaccttacgcgtacgcttacgcgagactggttccctcgacgtgctttgcacagagatggcttgcgggcgactgtctctccaactttagttgaaccaagtatggctacgcccggtccttgcgaaggttaaaacggagtctatttgacaaactatcgttgtggttttgatgcgtaggtgagattggttcttacttaagcccgtagcagccacgtaaaacatgcaacaacaaagtagaggacgtctaacttgtttttgcagggcatgttgtgatgtgatatggtcaaagcatgatgctgaattttattgtatgagatgatcatgttttgtaaccgagttatcggcaactggcaggagccatatggttgtcgctttattgtatgcaatgcaatcgcgatgtaatgctttactttattactaaacggtagtgatagtcgtggaagcataagattggcgagacgacaacgatgctacgatggagatcaaggtgtcgcgccggtgacgatggtgatcatgacggtgctttggagatggagatcacaagcacaagatgatgatggccatatcatatcacttataatgattgcatgtgatgtttatctttttatgcatcttatcttgctttgattgacggtagcattataagatgatctctcactaaattatcaagaagtgttctccctgagtatgcaccgttgccaaagttcgtcgtgcccagacaccacgtgatgatcgggtgtgataagctctacgtccatctacaacgggtgcaagccagttttgcacacgcagaatactcaggttaaacttgacgagcctagcatatgcagatatggcctcagaacacggagaccgaaaggtcgagcgtgaatcatatagtagatatgatcaacataacgatgttcaccattgaaaactactccatctcacgtgatgatcggtcatggtttagttgatttggatcacgtaatcacttagaggattagagggatgtctatctaagtgggagttcttaaataataggattaaattgaacttaaatttatcatgaacttagtcctggtagtattttgcaaatcatgttgtagatcaatagctcgcgttgttgcttccctgtgtttattttgatatgttcctagagaaaattgtgttgaaaaatgttagtagcaatgttgcggatttgatctgtgatctgaggttaaatcgtcattgctgcacagaaaaattatgtccttaatgcaccgctaggtgacggacctattgcaggagcaaatgcagacgttatgaacgtttggctagctcaatatgatgactacttgatagtttaagtgcaccatgcttaacggcttagaatcgggacttcaaagacgttttgaatgtcatggaccatatgagatgttccaggagttgaagctaatatttcaagcaaatacccgagttgagagatatgaagtctccaacaagttctatagctaaaagatggaggagaatcgctcaactagtgagcatgtgctcagattgtctgagtactacaatcgcttgaatcaagtgggatttaatcttccagataagatagtgattgacagaattctctagtcaccatcaccaagttagtagaacttcgtgatgaactatgacatgcaagggataacggaaacgattcccaagctcttcgtaatgcggaaattgacgaaggtagaaatcgagaaaaacatcaagtgttgatggtagacaagaccactagtttcaagaaaaggggcagaaggaagaaggggaacttcaagaagaacagcaagcaagttgctgctcaagtgaagaagcccaagtctgatcctaagcctgagactaagtgtttctactgcaaagggactggtcactggaagcggatctaccccaagtgattggcggataagaaggatggcaaagtgaacataagtatatttgatatacatgttattgatgtgtactttactagtgtttatcgcaaaccctcagtatttgatactagttcagttgctaagattagtaactcgaaacgggagtggcagaataaacagagactagttaagggtgaagtgacgatgtgtgttggaagtggttccaagattgatatgatcatcgtcgcacactccctatactttcgggattagtgttgaacctaaataagtgttatttggtgtttgcgttgagcatgaatatgatttgatcatgtttattgtaatacggttattcatttaagtaagagaataaattgttgttctgtttacatgaatagaaccttatatggttacacacccaatgaaaatagtttgttggatctcgatcgtagtgatacacataatcataatattgaaaccaaaagatgcaaagttaataatgataagtgcaacttgtttgtagcactgccgtttaggtcatattggtgtaaagcgcatgaagaaactccatactgatggaattttggaatcacttgattatgaatcacttgatgcttgcgaactgtgccttttgggcaagatgactaaaactccgttctccggaacaatggaacgagctactgacttattggaaataatacataccgatgtacgcgatccaatgagtgctgatgctcgtggcaaccatcgctgttttctgaccttcacaagatgatttgagaagatatgggtatatctacttgatgaaacataagtctgaaatagttgaaaggttcaaagaatttcagagtgaagtggaaaaatcatcgta
This portion of the Triticum dicoccoides isolate Atlit2015 ecotype Zavitan chromosome 7A, WEW_v2.0, whole genome shotgun sequence genome encodes:
- the LOC119331876 gene encoding uncharacterized membrane protein YuiD-like; this encodes MGDAASAAQPPPAASPAFSYLAVFGNCPLIAAVLAFAIAQSIKVFTTWYKENRWDAKQLVGSGGMPSSHSATVTALAVAVGLQEGFSSSLFATAAIFASVVMYDAFGVRLHAGRQAEVLNQIVYELPSEHPLAETRPLRELIGHTPPQVFAGAVLGFAVATFTGMMAGLGNSG